CAAAAAAAGCCACAATTTGTTTTGCAAATAAGGACAATGTAGACAAAGTAAAACTATGTTCTACTATGCTAAAAAAAGAACAGAGTGAAATAAAAGAGTACGATATAGAAGTGCAAAAAATACTTGAGGATTTTCCACCTATGATTTGCTCTTCTCAAAGTGCTTTGTTTTGTGAATATTACGACACAGTGAAAATTCCTGGAAAAACTACACCTCTTATTTTAGAGATAAAAAAGCAGTTCATAGAAGATGATAGAATCAATGAAAAAATGCATGTAAATGTGGAAAATATCGGAAGAAGTGGAGCTTTCTTTAAAGCTATGGTAGACCTTTAAATCTTAGGTCTTACCATCTCTTGGGGTTTTACATACTCCTCAAACTCTTTTTCACTAAGTATTCCCAATCTTAGCGCTTCTTCTTTTAAAGTTGTTCCATTTTTATGTGCAGTTTTTGCTATAAGTGCTGCTTTTTCATAACCAATATATGGATTTAATGCAGTTACAAGCATCAAAGAATCATTTAAGTATTTTTCTATATTTTTATTATTTGCACTTATTCCAACTGCACAATTATCATTAAAGGCTTTCATAGTATCACTTAAGAGTCTAATTGACTGCAAAATATTATAAGCAATCACAGGCTTAAAGACATTTAATTCAAAATTTCCTTGACTAGCGCTAATACTAACTGTTGTATGGTTTCCCATAACTTGAACAGCAACCATTGTCATAGCTTCACTTTGGGTTGGATTTACTTTTCCAGGCATAATTGAACTTCCCGGTTCATTTTCTGGGATATTTAACTCTCCTATTCCACATCTAGGACCTGAAGCTAACCATCTTATATCATTTGCCATTTTCATCAGATTACTAGCTAAGGCATTTAAGGCTCCACTTAAAAAAACTTCTCCATCATGGGAAGTTAAAGAGTGAAATTTATTTGGATGTGAGATAAATTTATAGTTTGTATTAGTATTTATATTCAAGTTTTCACAAACAAGGCGCGAAAAATCTGGATGAGAATTTAGTCCTGTACCAACAGCCGTTCCTCCAATAGCAAGTTCACAAATATACTTCATACTGTCATCTATTTGATTTAATGCTTTTTCTAACATCTCAACATAAGCTGAAAACTCTTGTCCTAAAGTAAGTGGTGTAGCATCTTGAAGATGTGTTCTTCCTATTTTAATAATATCTTCAAACTCTTTTGTTTTATTTTCTAGGGTTGTTTTTAGTTTATTTATTGATGGGATTAGTTGTTTTTGTAACTCTAAAACAAAAGCTATTCTCATGGCACTAGGATATGTGTCATTTGAACTTTGACCTTTATTTACATCATCATTTGGATGAATTAATTTTTCAACTCTAAAATCTTTTCCTAAAAGTTCAGTTGCTCTTGAAGCTATTACTTCATTTAAATTCATATTTGATTGGGTTCCACTTCCTGTTTGCCAAACAGCTAAAGGAAAATTATCATCAAGTTTTCCCTCAATTATTTCATCACAAACTTTACTTATAACATCTTTTTTTTCTATTGGAAGTTTTTTTAAATCGAAATTTACTATTGCGCATGATTTTTTTAAATATGCAAAAGCTTTGATTATCTCTTTTGGCATTTTTTCAATACCTATGGGAAAGTTTTCCAAACTTCTTTGGGTCTGAGCTGCCCAATATTTGTCATTTGGAACCTTGATTTCTCCCATAGTATCTTTTTCAATTCTATCATCCATCATAATTCCTTTGTTTTTATTAATTATATATCAAAAAACAAAGAGATTATTTAAAAATTATTATTGAACTATTTGATGAAGTTTAGAACACTGTGAAAGTAATACATCTGACCCTGACATATCGTGTAAAATATCTTCAAAAGAGTGAAAGTGGGCATTATAAACATATATAAATATTTCATCCCCTTTTTCTAAATAGTGATGTTTCCCAAACTCAGTATAAGCAGTAGCCCCTGCTGCTATTAAGATACCTTTTTTATTATTTATTTCTTTGAAATATTGAGGTAAGGCTTCAAGTGGACCTACTTCTTCTTGGGTATTAAATTTATCTATCATCCAATCTTTTAATTGACCAAAAAAGTATGAATATGAATTTACAGCACTAATTGTTCCATAATCATGTACAATTCCATCTCTTTTTAAAAATGAAGCAATATGGTATTTGTTTAAAATTCCAGCTTCATCAAAACTATCTATTTCAATAAATTCTGGTGCAATTCCCTTTGATGATTTTCCCCAATTTTTTTTAGTGCTTAACATCTTCCCATCTTGCACCCTATTTGAGCAATCATTAAATGCTCCAAAATATCTTGGTTTTAAATCTACTAATTTGTTATTTTCATATACAAAATCACAAATTAATCCTACTTCTGCTTCAACTTGTAAATGCTCTATTCCATTATGATTTATCTTATCTGTACAAATAGGAAATTGTCCTAAATAACTCTCCTCATTTGGAATATAAAAAGGAAATAATCCTTTTGGAGCATCTTTTTCCTCTGTTTTGATTACTGAAAACTCATCTGCTTCACCTGCTTCCCCTAAGTGATTTGCGAAGTTTCCTGCAACACCAAAACCTAAATAATCTTTTAAGTCTTCTGTATTTATATTGTATTTTTTCATTTTTTTGCCTTTAAATTTTTAAATTTATGACAATTTATTTTTTAATTTGGGATGATTATTTATTAAAGTGAGAATATTTTCGTGAAGTTTATGTGGGTAGTTAAATTATCTTTTCTAAAACTCTACCAGCGGTATAAACTCTTCTCACTGCAGTTGGCGAGCATGACGACTTTATTAATTATCATTATTAATCCTTTCATAGTTTTTCAGATAAGAATATTATCCTCTTATCTGAAAATTTAGCTTAAAAAATAAAATTAAGCAAAAAATCTTTTTTCTACCTCATCTTGAAGTTTTCCACCAGAGAATTTAGCTCTTTGAACTAGTTCCCAAAAGTATCTATATGTTGCTCTATCGTGTAGTTCACCATCATATTGAATTGGTCCCCACTCGTGATCTTGTGCAGCTAATAAAATATTTTGTGCAGCTTCAAGTTCTGTAAAATCTGGTTTCATAGCATCTACGATCGCTTGTACTTGTGTTGGATAGATTGACCACATTCTCATAAATCCAAACTCATTTCTTGCTCTCTCTGCGTCTTTAAATGTTTGATATGGATTTTTTAAATCTAAAGTTACATTGTGACAAGGAATAACATGATTTTCAATAGCTGCTTGACATACTTTTGCTTTAGCAGCTGCAATTAATCTATGTTCAAATTGTCCTGGACTTCTCATATTAATAGCAGCAATTGCACCTTGATAACCAGAAACAAAGTCCATAAGACCGAAATCTAAAACTTGTAACCAAGGTAAGGTTGCAGTTTTTTCAACATCTCTTAATGCTCCATGAGTTTCAATTAAAATATGAATAGGAATCTCTCTTTTTATTCCAGCTTCTTTTGCCACTTTTTGAATATACTCAATTTGAGTTTTTGCATCTTCATAACAAGTAGATTTTGGCAGAGTAATATATGCCAGTTTTTCACCAGCACCCGGAACTAAAATATCAATATCTTGTCTCCAATCAGGGTGTGAGAAATCATGGATTCTAGTCCCTGCCATAGCATAAGGATTTGCATCAGAGTTTACAACTCTAACAATCATCTCTGCATGTTCAACTTCTTTTCCTGTTTCTGCTCCATCTTCACAATCACAAGTGATATCAAAAACTGGTCCTAGTTTTTTTTGCATTTCAAAACCTTTTAGGATTAGCTTTTCGCTACCTGCAAAGTGCTCACAAGTTGGGATGATTGGTAAAGATTTTCCCGATTCAAATAATGCTTCGTTTGGATGTGTCATAATGTTTCCTTTTATTAAATTTATTTTTGTTTTTTTGGTATAACTACAGTGTAGTCTAAGTCTAATACAACTTCTTTTTTATACTTTCCATTTTCATCAAAAGTAGTATCAAAAGTTTCTGGTCTATGGTTTTTAAGAGCTACTGTTCTTAGTCTCAATAGTCCCAAATCTTCTCTTTTATGCTCAATAGTTTCAACTACTTCAGTATAGGCATAAATAGTATCTCCTGCATATGTTGGGTTTGCATGAGCTCCACTATTTATAGAATAAATCCATTGGGCATTTTGTAAACCATTAAATGAAATACTTCTAGCTATTGAAATAACATGTCCACCATACATAAGTCTTTGACCCATTGGAGTAGATTTCATCATAAAATCATCAAAATGTACTTTTGCATTATTTTGATAAAGTTTAGTTGCAAGTGTATGATCACTATCATCAATAGTAATACCTTCTGCATGATTTAATCTCTCACCTGCTTCATAGTCTTCAAAAAAATAATTTCCACCAGTTACATCTGTATTTATATCTTTTAAAACTGGGATATTTATCTCTTCTTTTATGGCTTGAGTTTTTGCAAAAGTTGGAACTATATTTATTCCACTCATTTCACCTTTGTTTCTTTTGTGAACCATAACCCATCTTTTAAGATTTAGAACCTCATTTTCATCTTGATTATATCCAATAGAGTGAACATAAACCACTCCACTTTTACCATTTGAGTTCTCTTTTAAACCTATAATTTCAGTCTCAAGTCTAACAGTATCTCCTACAAATACGGGATTAGGGAAAGATACTTCTGCATAACCCAAGTTTGCAATTGCATTTAAAGAGATATCTTGAACAGATTTTCCAAATGTCAAATGAAACATCAATAAATCATCAAGTGGTTTTTTTGTATAACCCATCTCTTGAGCTAAAATATCCGATGAATTTAAAGAAAATCTACTTCCAGTAAGAGCGATGTAAAAAGATACATCACCATCACTTATTGTTCTTGGAAGTGGATGAACTATTTTTTGACCAATTTCAAAATCTTCAAAGAAGTTCCCAAAATTAATTTTAGTACTTATTTTAGACATTTTTCTTCCTTATTTACCAAATAGATTTTGACCTAAAGATTTATATGTTTCATAAAGAGTTATCATCTTTTTAGCCCATTTGATTCTACTAATATCAACAAGTTTATCCTGATATAAAATCACTTCTTTACCATCTTTTACAGCATCTTCATATAAAGAAATCATCTCTTCATACTCTTTTACTTCTTCTCTTTTTGGAGTAAAGATATCATTTATGTACTCTATTTGTACAGGATGAACTAAAGCTTTTCCATCAAATCCTAAATCAAAAGCATCTTTTGTAGAATCTTCACAAGCAAACTCATCATGTACATCATAATGTGGTCCATCAATTACTACTTTATCATAAGCTTTAGCAGCAAGTGCTATTTGAGATAGATAATTAATAATAGCTTTTGAACCTTTTTTTACATCTATTTGAAGTCTATTTGCAAGTTTATTAGAACCTGCAACTATAACTTCAACTCTAGAAGTTGCAGCACATATCTCTTGAATATTTAAAACTGCCAAGGGTGACTCTATCATTATCATCATCGTTAATTCAGAATTTACCTCATCAATTAATTTTGCTGCTGCTAGAACATCTTCTTTATTATCAATTTTAGAAAAAAGTATTCCATCAAGCTCTAGCTCTTTTGCAAGTTCTAAATCCTTTTGTAAGTCTTCACTTCCTAAATTATTAACCCTAAGAACTCTTTCTGATTCTCCAAATTTTGAACCCTCTTCTTTAAATACCTCTTTTAAAACAGCTCTTCCAGCCTCTTTTTGTTCTGTTAAAATAGCTTCCAAATCAAAAATTACTGTATCTGCTAAAACAGTTTTTGCTTTTTTCACATACTTTTTATTGTATGAAGGAACATATAAAAGTGATCTTCTCGCTTTATATTCTATAATCTCTTCCCCAACACTTAAAGCAGCCTCTTGTTCATGGATGTTCTTAACAAGTTGTTTTCTTAAAACTTTACCATTTTTAGTTCTTGGATAATCACTCATGGCAAATATTCTTTTAGGCGCTTTGTATTTTGCCAAGTTATCTTGAGAATATTTTAAAATCTCAGCCTCTTCTTCTTGGCTTAAAGGTTTATGTCCAATCACTGCAATAGCAACTAAGGTTTTATCTTTTTCAATATCTAAACCAAAAGCAACACAATCAGCAACTTTATCATGGGTTTTTACAACTCTTTCAATCTCATGTGGAGATACTCTAAAGCCAAAGGTATTGATAATATCATCTTTTCTACCTATGAACCAAATATATCCATCCTTGTCTTTTTTAGCATAATCACCTGTAAAAAAGTATCCATCATGTTTAGCTTTTGCTGTTTCATCGTCCAATTGCCAATACTCTAAAAATAAACCTGGATCATCAACTCCAATACAAATCATTCCCTCTTCTTCAGTTCCCACTTCTTCTAAAGTATTTGGATCTAACAGTTTTACGATATGTCCTGGTTGCACAAAGCCTGCACTTCCTGGTCTTATTGGATTATTAACAGAGTGTGAAATATAATAAGAACATTCACTCATACCTATTGCTTCATAAATATCTTGTTTAAATCTTTCTCTCCAAAGTCCTAACATCTCATCTGATAAATGTTCTCCTGCACTCATGCAATATCTTAAACTTGGACAATCATCTATTTTGAAATCAGTTTTTTGAATAATTTGTCTATAAATAGTTGGAACTCCAATAAAAATAGTACATTTATGTTTTTTGATTAGATTTATCCAAGTTGAAGCATCATTTGCACCTTCATATGCAATAACTGTATGACCATTATATAAAGGATCCATCAAAGCAGAACCTAAAACATAAGTCCAGTTAAATTTTCCAGAATGCATGATTCTGTCATTTTCTTTGAAGTTAAACCAATACTCAGTTGCAGGAGTTCTTCCCACAAGTGATCTATGAGAGTGTAAAACTCCCTTTGGATAACCAGTTGTTCCTGATGTATATACTAAATATGCTGGTTCACCTGATTTTGATTTATAGTGATTTGGTGTTGCATCACCATTTTTTAAAATCTCACTTAAGGCATACACATTTATACCTTTTGGTTTTTTAAGATTATCTACACTATCAATAGCTGCTACAATTATTGTCTTTAAGTTATCTACATTTTCTAAATATGGAACTAGGTTTTCATACATAGTTGCAGACATAACAATTGCACTTGCTTGTGAATCTTCTGCAAGATATTTAACCTCAGAACCACTTAAAAGTGTAGAAGTTGGAACTGCAATGATTCCAGCTTTTATTGCCCCAAAAAATGAAATTGGATAAGCCAATGAATTTTTTAAACAAACTAAAACCCTATCCCTTGCTCCAATTCCGATACTTGTAAGGAAATTTGCAACTTGGTCAGATTTTTTAGCTAAATCTTTATATGTTATTTCATCAGTACCTAATTTATCATCTTCTATAACCATTGCTGTACTATTCTCTTTTGGTGTTCCCAAATGAGATGATGTACAAGCAACCCCAATATTTAAAAATTCAGGTACTTCGATTTTAATAGTTGAACTCATATTATCTCCTTACTATATTTGACCATAAGGCCAGTTTTCTTTAAACGTATGTAACGGCATTTTATTTAATACTGTCAAGGCAAAAGCTTGATCCTCTTTACTTAAACTTCTAAGTGCATATCCTCTTAAAAGGTTTTGTAAAGATTTACCAAACATCGGTGGATCTAGCATCTCACCTTTATACCTAATAGCTCCACTTAAAAGTGCATCTGCTTCAATTGCAGCACTTAATATTTCTATATCTTTTGCTATTTCTTTAGGACTTGGAGTAAAAGCAACTTTACAAACATTTATATGGTTTGGAGTAATTACTTGTTTACCTGTTAATCCCATAGCTGTCTCTCTTTTAGCATGTTCATAAACATGTCTTGAAGCATTATCTCCATGTAAATCTAACCATCTTCTAATATCTTTTTTCTCAACACAAGAATCAGGTAATGAATTAGGAGTAAGTAAAACTTCAACCCCTCCAATTACACCTTTACCTTTTATTCTAGCTTCCATTGTAAGCATATTAAAAAATGTCTCTAACTCATCAATCCAACCCTCAGGTGTGATTTTATATGCCATTGCTTTTGAGAAGTCATGGATACCAAATACCACATGTTGAACAGTTGAGTGACTCATAAGTCTATCAGCTATTTGAAGTGATTTTGGATGCTCAATGATTGGTTGAATTTGTAAACTACTACCAATAGATACTAACCAAGAAGATAAATCTCTAATCTCAGCATCTCCATAAACCTCACCAGCTTTTGCTAATACAATTGCATCGATGTATTTATGAACTTGTTTTAACATCTTTAAATCTTCTTCATACTCATCAGTTCTAAAAGGGTTAATTCTAATAGCTATTTGAAAATCCCTTTGAGGAAATTTTGGTAACTCTTGAATTAAAAGTTCCCTACTCATAGCTTTTTGTCTACAACCATCTTCTAAATCAAATAACACTGTATGTGCTTTTGTTTTATAAGCGTGTTTTTGAAGTCTAAGTTTTGCTTGCTCCATAGTCTCATAGCTTCCATCTAGTGGATTAAACTTAATTGGAGGATAATATATTTGAATCCCTGGCCAATATCCACCAAGTACTGGTTTCAAATCGTCGTTTGCTGTTAGTTTTGATAAATCTATTACAGAAGAAGTCATGATATTTACCTTTATAATTTTCTTTTTGTAAGGGAATTAATCCATAGGTAAAATAAGCTCATATATAAATTATATTATTAGTTTTTAAATTAAGTAATATTTTATAAGTTCTTCTAGATACGATTTTATAGCACCTTTAAGAGAAGTTGCAAAAGTAAGTTTCACATAGTGAGAAAAATTTTTCTATAAATCTTACAATCTAAAATAAAACTTTTGTAATTATTTAATTAACATGTTACTTTTAGTCAAATAAGAACCTATTAAGTTAAAATTAAACATACACAGATAAAAACAAAAGCAATTTAAATAAAAAATGTTAAAATATATAAAACTAAATAAAGAGAAATATATTGCAAAATCAAAATAAGTCATTAACAAAAGGTTTATTGATTTTAAAATCAATCATGCATTCAAAAAAACCTTTAACAGCTAATTTTTTATGTCAAACCCATGATATAGATAAAAGTACCATGTCAAGACTTATCACAACTTTGGTAAATGAAGGGTTTATTGAATATGTTGAAAACTCTAAGGAGATAGTTTTAAGTGATATTATGAATAATATATCACAGATGGAAGCAAGAGATAAAATAGTTGAGAAAACAAGAACTTTGCTTGATGAAATATTTTATTTAACTCAAGAGTGTTCATATATAGGAATACTTGAAAAAGATGCCGTTTTATATTTAAATCAAGTGGATAAATCAAATCGAGTTTTAAAAACAAAAGACTCAATAGGTCTACATGCCCCACTACATGCAAATGCCTTTGGAAAAGTTTTATTAGCATATGAAAATGTTGATTTTAGAACTTTAGATTTGAAAAAATACACAGCAAATACAATTACTACTGTTACAAGATTAAAAAAAGAGATTGAAGAAGTGAAACAAAATGGTTATGCCATTGGTTTTGAAGAGTACGAATTTGGACTTTTTTCAATAGCTGTTCCATACTTCAACAATAAAAAAGAGTTTGTAGGAACACTTGGAATATCTGGATTATCTGCAAGGGTAAATAAAGAAAAATCTCATGAACTAGGTAAAAAAATATTTAATTTAGTTAATCCTATTATTTAATCTTTTTTTACCTTTATTAAAATATTATGTTCTTTATCCCTAAAAACTGTCTCTTTTTTATTGTTATTAAAAATAGATTCTAAAAAATCATCTTTGTAAGCGCTGTTCAAATATTTTTTATTAAACTCTTTTAAACTTTCGCACTCAAAAGTAGAAGTACAAACTCTATCTTTATA
This portion of the Arcobacter nitrofigilis DSM 7299 genome encodes:
- a CDS encoding flavin reductase family protein; its protein translation is MILDYEKIDDLTKYKIMSDTVVPRPIAWIVTEDNGILNAAPFSYFIPISSNPATLIVSIGIKDDGTPKDSLANILKTKKATICFANKDNVDKVKLCSTMLKKEQSEIKEYDIEVQKILEDFPPMICSSQSALFCEYYDTVKIPGKTTPLILEIKKQFIEDDRINEKMHVNVENIGRSGAFFKAMVDL
- the fumC gene encoding class II fumarate hydratase, with protein sequence MDDRIEKDTMGEIKVPNDKYWAAQTQRSLENFPIGIEKMPKEIIKAFAYLKKSCAIVNFDLKKLPIEKKDVISKVCDEIIEGKLDDNFPLAVWQTGSGTQSNMNLNEVIASRATELLGKDFRVEKLIHPNDDVNKGQSSNDTYPSAMRIAFVLELQKQLIPSINKLKTTLENKTKEFEDIIKIGRTHLQDATPLTLGQEFSAYVEMLEKALNQIDDSMKYICELAIGGTAVGTGLNSHPDFSRLVCENLNINTNTNYKFISHPNKFHSLTSHDGEVFLSGALNALASNLMKMANDIRWLASGPRCGIGELNIPENEPGSSIMPGKVNPTQSEAMTMVAVQVMGNHTTVSISASQGNFELNVFKPVIAYNILQSIRLLSDTMKAFNDNCAVGISANNKNIEKYLNDSLMLVTALNPYIGYEKAALIAKTAHKNGTTLKEEALRLGILSEKEFEEYVKPQEMVRPKI
- a CDS encoding aldolase/citrate lyase family protein, translated to MSSTIKIEVPEFLNIGVACTSSHLGTPKENSTAMVIEDDKLGTDEITYKDLAKKSDQVANFLTSIGIGARDRVLVCLKNSLAYPISFFGAIKAGIIAVPTSTLLSGSEVKYLAEDSQASAIVMSATMYENLVPYLENVDNLKTIIVAAIDSVDNLKKPKGINVYALSEILKNGDATPNHYKSKSGEPAYLVYTSGTTGYPKGVLHSHRSLVGRTPATEYWFNFKENDRIMHSGKFNWTYVLGSALMDPLYNGHTVIAYEGANDASTWINLIKKHKCTIFIGVPTIYRQIIQKTDFKIDDCPSLRYCMSAGEHLSDEMLGLWRERFKQDIYEAIGMSECSYYISHSVNNPIRPGSAGFVQPGHIVKLLDPNTLEEVGTEEEGMICIGVDDPGLFLEYWQLDDETAKAKHDGYFFTGDYAKKDKDGYIWFIGRKDDIINTFGFRVSPHEIERVVKTHDKVADCVAFGLDIEKDKTLVAIAVIGHKPLSQEEEAEILKYSQDNLAKYKAPKRIFAMSDYPRTKNGKVLRKQLVKNIHEQEAALSVGEEIIEYKARRSLLYVPSYNKKYVKKAKTVLADTVIFDLEAILTEQKEAGRAVLKEVFKEEGSKFGESERVLRVNNLGSEDLQKDLELAKELELDGILFSKIDNKEDVLAAAKLIDEVNSELTMMIMIESPLAVLNIQEICAATSRVEVIVAGSNKLANRLQIDVKKGSKAIINYLSQIALAAKAYDKVVIDGPHYDVHDEFACEDSTKDAFDLGFDGKALVHPVQIEYINDIFTPKREEVKEYEEMISLYEDAVKDGKEVILYQDKLVDISRIKWAKKMITLYETYKSLGQNLFGK
- a CDS encoding IclR family transcriptional regulator, whose protein sequence is MQNQNKSLTKGLLILKSIMHSKKPLTANFLCQTHDIDKSTMSRLITTLVNEGFIEYVENSKEIVLSDIMNNISQMEARDKIVEKTRTLLDEIFYLTQECSYIGILEKDAVLYLNQVDKSNRVLKTKDSIGLHAPLHANAFGKVLLAYENVDFRTLDLKKYTANTITTVTRLKKEIEEVKQNGYAIGFEEYEFGLFSIAVPYFNNKKEFVGTLGISGLSARVNKEKSHELGKKIFNLVNPII
- a CDS encoding MaoC family dehydratase, translated to MSKISTKINFGNFFEDFEIGQKIVHPLPRTISDGDVSFYIALTGSRFSLNSSDILAQEMGYTKKPLDDLLMFHLTFGKSVQDISLNAIANLGYAEVSFPNPVFVGDTVRLETEIIGLKENSNGKSGVVYVHSIGYNQDENEVLNLKRWVMVHKRNKGEMSGINIVPTFAKTQAIKEEINIPVLKDINTDVTGGNYFFEDYEAGERLNHAEGITIDDSDHTLATKLYQNNAKVHFDDFMMKSTPMGQRLMYGGHVISIARSISFNGLQNAQWIYSINSGAHANPTYAGDTIYAYTEVVETIEHKREDLGLLRLRTVALKNHRPETFDTTFDENGKYKKEVVLDLDYTVVIPKKQK
- a CDS encoding HpcH/HpaI aldolase/citrate lyase family protein, yielding MTHPNEALFESGKSLPIIPTCEHFAGSEKLILKGFEMQKKLGPVFDITCDCEDGAETGKEVEHAEMIVRVVNSDANPYAMAGTRIHDFSHPDWRQDIDILVPGAGEKLAYITLPKSTCYEDAKTQIEYIQKVAKEAGIKREIPIHILIETHGALRDVEKTATLPWLQVLDFGLMDFVSGYQGAIAAINMRSPGQFEHRLIAAAKAKVCQAAIENHVIPCHNVTLDLKNPYQTFKDAERARNEFGFMRMWSIYPTQVQAIVDAMKPDFTELEAAQNILLAAQDHEWGPIQYDGELHDRATYRYFWELVQRAKFSGGKLQDEVEKRFFA
- a CDS encoding HpcH/HpaI aldolase/citrate lyase family protein; its protein translation is MTSSVIDLSKLTANDDLKPVLGGYWPGIQIYYPPIKFNPLDGSYETMEQAKLRLQKHAYKTKAHTVLFDLEDGCRQKAMSRELLIQELPKFPQRDFQIAIRINPFRTDEYEEDLKMLKQVHKYIDAIVLAKAGEVYGDAEIRDLSSWLVSIGSSLQIQPIIEHPKSLQIADRLMSHSTVQHVVFGIHDFSKAMAYKITPEGWIDELETFFNMLTMEARIKGKGVIGGVEVLLTPNSLPDSCVEKKDIRRWLDLHGDNASRHVYEHAKRETAMGLTGKQVITPNHINVCKVAFTPSPKEIAKDIEILSAAIEADALLSGAIRYKGEMLDPPMFGKSLQNLLRGYALRSLSKEDQAFALTVLNKMPLHTFKENWPYGQI
- a CDS encoding DUF5718 family protein, producing the protein MKKYNINTEDLKDYLGFGVAGNFANHLGEAGEADEFSVIKTEEKDAPKGLFPFYIPNEESYLGQFPICTDKINHNGIEHLQVEAEVGLICDFVYENNKLVDLKPRYFGAFNDCSNRVQDGKMLSTKKNWGKSSKGIAPEFIEIDSFDEAGILNKYHIASFLKRDGIVHDYGTISAVNSYSYFFGQLKDWMIDKFNTQEEVGPLEALPQYFKEINNKKGILIAAGATAYTEFGKHHYLEKGDEIFIYVYNAHFHSFEDILHDMSGSDVLLSQCSKLHQIVQ